Below is a window of Pseudomonas sp. B21-040 DNA.
TGTCAGCAGCAAACGGAAGAACTTGTGCTGGGCATCCGCCGCCACTGCACCCGATGCGCCAAAGCCATAGAACTCGACACGCTGGGCCTGGGACATGAGCGTGACCGCACGCTGCAACTCCACCGGATCGAGTTTCTCGCGAACCTCCATCAAGGTGTGCAGGGTGGTGTCGAAAATTTTCAGGCTGTAGTCAGCGACGGAGTCGTCTTCATGGATCGCGAACTGGCCGAAGCTCGCACCGGCCGCCAGACTCTGCGCCAGCTTCAGTTTCAAGTCCTGGAACCCGGAGCAACCGATGGCGCGGCAAAAGCGCACGATGGTCGGCTCGCTGATGCCAACGCTGTGGGCCAGGTCGGCCATGGAACTGTGCATCACCGCCGCAGGATCAAGCAGCACGTGGTCTGCGACCTTGAGCTCCGACTTGCGTAAGAGGTGGCGTGACTGGGCGATGTGTTGCAGCAGATTCAAAGGGCTGGACTCTTTGTTATTGGCAGGTGCCGGGGATGTAGCAAGCTTGTAGTTATACTACAAGAATTGGCTTTTTGCCTGCTCAATGCGTAACTCGATGCCCCCATTCCACGCGACATGCGTTCCATGTAGC
It encodes the following:
- the hexR gene encoding transcriptional regulator HexR, whose translation is MNLLQHIAQSRHLLRKSELKVADHVLLDPAAVMHSSMADLAHSVGISEPTIVRFCRAIGCSGFQDLKLKLAQSLAAGASFGQFAIHEDDSVADYSLKIFDTTLHTLMEVREKLDPVELQRAVTLMSQAQRVEFYGFGASGAVAADAQHKFFRLLLTAAAYSDPHMQAMSAVTLKPSDVAICISQSGRSKDLLITANIVRESGASLITLCPSQTPLAELSTVNLAIDVHEDTEIYTPLTSRIAHLVVIDVLAMGVAMARGPSLVNHLKSVKRSLRSLRLSPKSVKALDD